In the Leptospira sp. WS4.C2 genome, one interval contains:
- a CDS encoding SGNH/GDSL hydrolase family protein, which yields MKNIKYTLLLGMLAFLIQCDTKKNYFDDVGANLLCTTYAVCNGETPAKTGIIGDSWTDLLLGYPFVETLRPQLENRFHYKFVGATLGGKTLQQVISQGLQFQVIDEGGADMKVIILSLGGNDIQANLSEYIGNIDAVQAQRFGTIKANLKQLIISGNAYKVARFGGAPLKWIIHGYDYPNPYMTPVIAGSDEGCKSKFDRVGLVLPDAAAFTSTQLDAFNNLLLETIREEPSLVYVDLRNTLGGKPNSRAEFMLDCIHANNLGYTLLADKLARLIYPITNVGF from the coding sequence ATGAAAAATATTAAATACACTTTATTGTTAGGAATGTTAGCATTCCTCATCCAATGTGACACCAAAAAGAATTACTTTGATGACGTTGGAGCAAACCTACTTTGTACCACTTATGCAGTTTGTAACGGAGAAACACCGGCAAAAACAGGGATCATAGGTGATAGTTGGACAGATCTCCTTTTGGGTTATCCATTTGTAGAAACACTCAGACCACAATTGGAAAATAGATTTCATTATAAATTTGTTGGTGCTACCCTCGGCGGTAAAACGTTACAACAAGTAATCAGTCAAGGTCTCCAATTTCAAGTCATCGATGAAGGTGGAGCCGATATGAAGGTTATCATTCTTTCTTTAGGCGGAAATGATATCCAAGCAAATCTTTCAGAGTATATCGGTAATATAGATGCGGTCCAAGCTCAACGTTTTGGAACCATCAAAGCAAATCTTAAACAGTTAATTATTTCTGGAAATGCTTATAAAGTCGCAAGATTCGGTGGGGCACCTTTAAAGTGGATCATTCATGGATATGATTATCCAAATCCATATATGACCCCTGTCATCGCAGGTTCTGATGAGGGTTGTAAATCCAAATTTGATCGTGTAGGTCTTGTTCTTCCTGATGCAGCCGCTTTTACTTCCACTCAATTAGATGCATTTAACAATTTACTTCTGGAAACAATCCGAGAAGAACCTTCGCTCGTTTATGTTGATTTAAGAAATACATTAGGTGGAAAACCTAACTCTCGGGCTGAATTTATGTTAGATTGTATACATGCAAATAACCTAGGATATACGCTACTTGCGGACAAACTAGCAAGGTTGATTTATCCGATTACTAATGTAGGATTTTAA
- a CDS encoding TRL-like family protein, whose amino-acid sequence MRNLLLLPLAFLFFHCLSIQIGNPSVTLFQNKGQEGWYSPGKVPLATDSFVESCATNYFGLVSLGNASLEYIPRNSRPKEIHSLDHYYKNQYFFFQELCLRITGR is encoded by the coding sequence ATGAGAAACTTATTATTGTTACCGCTGGCATTTCTTTTTTTCCATTGTCTCAGTATACAAATTGGAAATCCCTCGGTAACTTTATTTCAAAACAAAGGTCAAGAAGGTTGGTATTCTCCGGGAAAAGTTCCTTTAGCTACCGACAGTTTCGTTGAATCTTGTGCTACAAATTATTTCGGTTTGGTCAGTTTAGGAAATGCAAGTCTAGAATACATCCCTCGCAACTCTCGACCTAAAGAAATCCATAGCCTAGACCATTATTATAAAAACCAATATTTCTTTTTCCAAGAACTTTGTTTACGCATTACAGGACGATGA
- a CDS encoding TRL-like family protein, which translates to MTTSSFYKINFPRLWIRNLKNKTNDSLIRKLALISLLLTSNSCASSGFGTQGLLYEDQRISMMETGISATKEGIACAKSYLGLLALGDASVEVSQKNGNIKEITSIELESYNFLGIYAKLCTVTKGN; encoded by the coding sequence ATGACGACATCATCATTTTACAAAATAAACTTTCCCAGACTTTGGATAAGGAACTTAAAAAATAAAACCAACGATTCTCTGATCCGAAAATTAGCTCTTATCTCTCTTTTACTAACTTCCAATTCCTGCGCAAGTTCCGGCTTTGGGACCCAAGGTCTACTTTACGAGGATCAAAGGATCAGTATGATGGAGACAGGCATCTCGGCGACAAAAGAAGGGATTGCCTGTGCCAAGTCCTACCTCGGTCTCTTAGCATTGGGAGATGCCTCTGTCGAAGTTTCCCAAAAAAATGGAAATATTAAAGAAATTACGTCTATTGAACTAGAAAGTTACAATTTCTTGGGGATTTATGCAAAACTCTGCACAGTTACCAAGGGAAATTAG
- a CDS encoding Ig-like domain-containing protein has protein sequence MPIWKKIQFLVLVVFSSLNCLPEPKSSLLGVLVLPLVTQTSANFTIESTDPTNGATGVSLTPTIIIVMTQAIESTSLNTNISCSPSCPSLSGGSSNRTITLTPSSALTTGVTYTITLNQNIQSIFGLTLGTNTSFSFTTL, from the coding sequence ATGCCCATCTGGAAGAAAATTCAATTTCTAGTTCTCGTTGTTTTTTCCTCCCTGAATTGTCTTCCGGAGCCAAAATCTTCGCTATTGGGAGTCCTTGTTTTACCTCTGGTAACTCAAACTTCCGCAAACTTTACGATTGAATCCACTGATCCAACAAATGGGGCTACCGGAGTTTCACTGACGCCAACCATTATCATTGTAATGACACAGGCCATAGAATCCACATCGCTAAATACAAATATCAGTTGTTCTCCGTCTTGTCCAAGTCTCAGTGGTGGTTCCTCCAACAGAACCATCACACTCACACCCTCCAGTGCGCTCACCACAGGGGTCACTTACACAATCACTCTTAACCAAAACATCCAATCAATCTTTGGACTGACTCTTGGAACAAACACAAGTTTCAGTTTCACCACTTTATAA
- a CDS encoding sodium-translocating pyrophosphatase has translation MNVELIIIVMALVSIATAIFYAARVVRIQVGGDGSDAKETAKLKEISAAIAEGAMAFLLREYRVILLFISFMTVLIYLLLDNPKTEFNEGIYTAVAFVSGALISCLSGFIGMKIATAGNVRTAQAAKTSLSKAFRVAYDSGAVMGFGLIGLAVLGMIGLFLLFTGANVGVAKHILMESLAGFGLGGSSVALFGRVGGGIYTKAADVGADLVGKVEKGIPEDDPRNPATIADNVGDNVGDIAGMGADLFGSAAEATCAALVIGATASALADNNSALLYPLLISAIGIPASLITTFFARVKENGNVERVLKFQLWISTFIVAAALYFVTDIFMIDSFQIGDKTITKWNVYTSVALGLFAGMFIGWITEIYTSHSYKPVREVADACETGAATNIIYGLALGYKSTVVPVILLVIVIVVSNILAGMYGIAIAAIGMISTIAIGLTIDAYGPVSDNAGGIAEMAELGKDVRDRTDTLDAAGNTTAAVGKGFAIGSAALTSLALFAAFITRTQNASKEMGEGAVDLTSIELLDPLVFGGLLFGAMLPFIFSAMTMKSVGKAALDMVKEVRRQFKEIPGLMEGTAKPEYAKCVDISTSAALREMIPPGLLVLLSPIVVGYLFGVKSLAGLLAGALVSGVVLAISSANSGGAWDNAKKYIEKTAGGKGSEKHKAAVVGDTVGDPFKDTSGPAINILIKLMAITSLVFAEFFVTKGGIVLNFFK, from the coding sequence ATGAATGTAGAGTTAATCATCATCGTCATGGCGCTTGTTTCCATTGCCACGGCGATTTTCTACGCAGCTAGGGTGGTTCGCATCCAAGTCGGCGGAGACGGTAGCGACGCAAAAGAAACCGCCAAACTAAAAGAAATCTCCGCGGCGATCGCAGAAGGGGCTATGGCCTTCCTGCTTCGAGAATACCGAGTCATTTTGCTATTTATCAGTTTCATGACTGTTCTCATCTATTTACTTTTGGACAATCCAAAGACTGAGTTCAATGAAGGGATTTATACAGCCGTTGCTTTTGTTTCGGGTGCCCTCATTTCTTGCCTTTCGGGTTTTATTGGAATGAAGATTGCGACAGCAGGAAACGTACGTACGGCCCAAGCGGCAAAGACGTCCCTTTCCAAAGCATTCCGAGTGGCTTATGATTCTGGAGCCGTAATGGGTTTTGGACTGATCGGTTTGGCAGTCCTTGGAATGATTGGACTTTTCCTTCTATTCACAGGGGCAAACGTCGGTGTTGCCAAACATATCCTTATGGAATCACTTGCTGGTTTTGGTCTCGGTGGATCTTCTGTGGCCCTTTTTGGTCGTGTGGGTGGCGGTATTTATACTAAGGCCGCAGACGTGGGTGCTGACCTTGTAGGTAAGGTAGAAAAAGGAATTCCAGAAGATGACCCTCGTAACCCAGCAACCATTGCTGATAACGTGGGAGACAACGTAGGGGACATTGCTGGTATGGGTGCCGACCTTTTTGGTTCTGCGGCTGAGGCTACTTGCGCGGCTCTTGTGATTGGTGCAACAGCATCAGCACTTGCTGACAATAACTCTGCTCTACTTTATCCACTATTGATTTCTGCGATTGGAATCCCTGCATCTCTTATCACGACCTTCTTTGCTCGTGTGAAAGAAAATGGAAACGTTGAAAGAGTTTTAAAATTCCAACTTTGGATTTCCACTTTTATCGTAGCTGCAGCTCTTTACTTTGTAACTGACATCTTTATGATTGATAGTTTTCAAATTGGAGATAAAACCATCACAAAATGGAATGTTTATACATCAGTCGCATTAGGTTTGTTTGCTGGTATGTTCATTGGTTGGATTACTGAGATTTATACATCTCATTCTTACAAACCAGTGCGTGAAGTGGCAGATGCTTGTGAAACAGGTGCTGCTACAAATATCATTTACGGACTTGCACTTGGATACAAATCCACTGTGGTTCCGGTCATTTTACTTGTGATTGTGATTGTTGTTTCCAATATCCTTGCGGGTATGTATGGAATCGCGATCGCGGCCATTGGGATGATCTCGACCATTGCCATTGGTCTTACGATCGATGCATATGGTCCTGTTTCCGACAACGCCGGTGGGATTGCGGAAATGGCTGAACTCGGAAAAGACGTTCGTGATAGAACTGACACCCTTGATGCAGCAGGTAACACAACTGCGGCAGTAGGAAAAGGTTTTGCGATTGGATCTGCGGCCTTAACCTCGCTTGCACTTTTTGCTGCCTTTATCACAAGAACACAAAATGCTTCTAAGGAAATGGGAGAAGGGGCAGTTGACCTGACTTCTATCGAACTTTTAGATCCTTTGGTTTTTGGTGGTCTTCTTTTTGGTGCTATGTTGCCATTTATCTTTTCTGCGATGACTATGAAGTCTGTAGGAAAAGCAGCTCTTGATATGGTAAAAGAAGTTCGTCGCCAATTCAAAGAAATCCCTGGTCTTATGGAAGGAACGGCAAAACCAGAGTATGCAAAATGTGTAGATATTTCTACTTCGGCAGCTCTTCGTGAAATGATTCCTCCTGGACTTTTGGTTCTTTTGAGCCCAATCGTTGTGGGTTATTTGTTTGGTGTGAAGTCTCTTGCCGGTCTCCTTGCTGGTGCTCTTGTTTCTGGTGTTGTACTTGCGATCTCTTCTGCCAACTCTGGTGGAGCTTGGGACAACGCGAAAAAATACATCGAAAAAACAGCGGGTGGAAAAGGTTCCGAAAAACACAAAGCGGCGGTTGTGGGTGATACTGTCGGCGATCCTTTCAAAGATACTTCTGGACCTGCGATCAACATTTTGATTAAACTGATGGCGATCACCTCACTCGTGTTTGCTGAGTTTTTTGTAACAAAAGGCGGAATCGTTTTAAATTTCTTTAAATAG